From Astatotilapia calliptera chromosome 19, fAstCal1.2, whole genome shotgun sequence, a single genomic window includes:
- the LOC113012695 gene encoding BTB/POZ domain-containing protein 6-B-like, protein MPTADCRLLHHGRIMRCLTYLLLLPETLKKSKKVTKLPGRLPLCYEILTLSLSSKKKQQEKKMAAELYPANNTNLANGTTVADAEKTKELQVCQASGSSAGGGGSAATTPTTQQNINNNNVDPPSWQCCHPTLRERNALMFNNELMADVHFIVGPLGASQKLPAHKYVLAVGSSVFCAMFYSDLAEEESEIHIPDVEPAAFLILLKYLYSDEIDLEADTVLATLYAAKKYIVPALAKACVTFLETSLEAKNACVLLSQSRLFEEPELTQRCWEVIDAQAELALCSEGFCEIDLQTLDIILRRETLNTKEVVVFEAVMNWATAECKRQGLGPTTRNKREVLGKALFLVRIPTMSLDEFANGAAQSDILTLEETHNVFLWYTAAKKPQLDFPLNPRKGLAPQRCHRFQSSAYRSNQWRYRGRCDSIQFAVDKRIFIAGLGLYGSSGGKAEYSVKIELKRQGVILAQNLTKFVSDGSSSTFPVWFEHPVQVEQDAFYTVSAVLDGNELSYFGQEGMTEVQCGKVTFQFQCSSDSTNGTGVQGGQIPELVFYA, encoded by the exons ATGCCAACGGCAGACTGCAGGTTGCTCCATCATGGCCGGATCATGAGGTGTTTGACTTATTTGCTGCTACTTccagaaacactgaaaaagtcCAAGAAGGTAACCAAGCTGCCGGGCCGGCTGCCGCTATGTTATGAGATCCTGACTCTGTCCCTGTCGAGCAAGaaaaagcagcaggagaagAAGATGGCTGCGGAGTTGTACCCCGCTAACAACACCAACCTGGCCAACGGCACTACGGTGGCTGACGcggagaagaccaaggagctgcaGGTGTGCCAGGCCAGCGGGAGCAGCGCCGGCGGCGGAGGGAGCGCGGCGACCACCCCGACCACCCAgcaaaacatcaacaacaacaacgtagACCCACCCAGCTGGCAGTGCTGCCACCCCACGCTCCGAGAGAG GAACGCCTTGATGTTTAACAATGAGCTGATGGCTGATGTCCACTTCATTGTCGGGCCCTTGGGGGCCTCGCAGAAGCTTCCCGCACACAAG TACGTGCTGGCCGTGGGAAGCTCCGTCTTCTGTGCCATGTTTTACAGCGATCTGGCGGAGGAGGAGTCTGAGATCCATATTCCAGATGTGGAACCTGCTGCTTTTCTAATTCTGCTGAA GTACTTGTACAGCGATGAGATCGACCTGGAGGCAGACACGGTGCTGGCCACCCTGTATGCTGCCAAAAAGTACATCGTCCCTGCACTGGCCAAGGCCTGCGTCACCTTCCTGGAGACCAGCCTGGAGGCCAAGAATGCCTGTGTGCTGCTCTCTCAGAGCCGCCTGTTTGAGGAGCCCGAGCTGACGCAGCGCTGCTGGGAAGTAATCGACGCGCAGGCCGAGCTCGCGCTGTGCTCGGAGGGCTTCTGTGAGATCGACCTGCAGACGCTGGACATCATCTTGCGGCGGGAGACCCTCAACACCAAAGAAGTGGTGGTGTTTGAGGCGGTCATGAACTGGGCCACGGCAGAATGCAAGAGACAGGGTTTGGGGCCAACCACTCGCAACAAAAGAGAGGTACTGGGTAAGGCGCTGTTCTTGGTGCGCATCCCCACCATGAGCCTGGACGAATTTGCAAACGGTGCTGCGCAGTCGGACATCCTGACACTGGAGGAGACGCACAATGTCTTCCTGTGGTACACTGCGGCTAAAAAGCCCCAACTAGACTTCCCTCTGAATCCCAGGAAGGGCTTGGCTCCTCAGAGGTGCCACCGCTTCCAGTCCTCGGCCTACCGGAGCAACCAGTGGCGCTACCGCGGCCGGTGCGACAGCATCCAGTTTGCTGTGGACAAGCGGATCTTTATTGCCGGTTTGGGCCTGTACGGGTCGAGCGGCGGCAAAGCCGAGTACAGCGTCAAAATCGAGCTTAAGAGACAGGGGGTGATCCTGGCGCAGAACCTGACAAAGTTTGTGTCGGACGGCTCGAGCAGCACGTTCCCGGTGTGGTTCGAGCATCCCGTTCAGGTGGAGCAGGACGCGTTCTACACAGTGAGCGCCGTCCTGGACGGGAATGAGCTGAGCTACTTCGGCCAGGAGGGCATGACGGAGGTGCAGTGCGGGAAGGTCACGTTTCAGTTCCAGTGCTCCTCCGACAGCACCAACGGGACTGGAGTACAGGGAGGACAGATCCCCGAGCTTGTGTTCTATGCATAA